The nucleotide window TAACTCATGAACGACTAGCAGAGCATCCATGGAAATAATTCAATTCTTTCACAAGTAGTTCATCAGAATCAGCAAGCAGAAAATGAGAAACAGCCAGCAGAGATACTTACATTTCTCACATCAGCATCTCTAACATCCAAATCAGTTGTCACCAAGATGAATTTAACCTTTGTGTTAGTTAAATAACCATACCTGCCGAAGAAACAGTTTTTATGAAAACAGCAATTTAGATGCCACCATACTACAAAATGTTTGCAAAGAATCTTTACTGAAAAGCAAAATTGAATCGAAGTTTATTACTTACACTTTATAATTTTCTGTTGGATAAAGCAAACCCAGAAATGTCTCATTCAACATTGGCCCAGATTTCCTTGGATTATTCACTATACAAATTCATATGAAATCAGATATTATAACTCCTATGATTATACACATTCTATCTAACTAAAAAGATAGCCAGCAATTTCAAATCTAAACAAAACCCATCAGCGGTTCCCAATCCCCAGTAAAAATACAATTAATTCGAATGAGCAAAAGCTCTAAATCAAGCCCCAATCTTATCACTTGAACTGAGATTGCGATTTGAATGTAAATGCATACGTGGGTACCTCGTTCATCAATGACATCAAGGGAGCAGTGTACGATATGGTGGAGCTTCAGAGCATCGTCTGCCTCGGTGAAGCTCTGTATGTACAACGGATTGTTCTATTCGTCGAAATCACGACCAAAACAAAGAGATTTACAGCAAAATCATCAGATTCATTAATATCAGCATCGCATATCATATCACATATAATAAGATGGGGTGTTGTGGGAGGGTATACCTGGTGACCGACGACGGCGACGCACACGATCATCTTCTCCGGTTTGGAGCCGAAGAGCAGTCTACCTTCTGGAGTGTATAAAAGAGGAATGTTTCTGTGTTGACGGGTGTAGCGTAGTGACTAGTAAAACGCTACGAGCAACCTTTTCGTAATTACGAAGAGCTCCCTAGAGTTCTCCCTAATTACATGATTATTAATTCAACTAATGACGTAAAGTGTATGTGAGCAtttacatgtatttttttcattaatttgcaAAACTACTCCGAAAATATGTTTGATTGTCtattttaaaaacaataaagTAGCTACAATCACTTGAAACAAAAAacggaaaataaataaaaaacaaaccacGAGTAGTTCATATGACACTCATATgtatggtatctcatagagataTCGAGTTAAGTATTTCTCAtcttgtaataaaaaatatatattccaaACATTGACGAAaacattaatattattattattgcatTAATAAGAAGCTTCCTTAACTAGTTTTGGACTTGTAATCATCATTAAAAGTATAAAATGTCCATTTTATCTTGAGGCATAAAATActatttctatttttcttagaaaatgTATAATGTGAAAATGTCCTTATCAAAAGacttttgattattaataataaaataagattGCCAATTTTAAATTCATTGTCATTCTCATCATAATAACCAAACAAGAAAATGCATAACCAAATACATGTTTttagtatatttttttaaactctcaagaaaaaaaaagaatattacaTTAAAGACGTGCACAATTTTACCATTAAATATGATATAACGAATACTTAAGAGAGTTGAATGGTCTAAATATACAGTATTTAAACACATGGTTAACTCGTCtctttttttaaccgaaaatatcatacaagtttattaTTGGGGCTTTTGATTTGGAACTAAACTCAGATCATCAGACCCGCaagcacaaaaatttctcagagtaaattgggtcaaaacccaactcgtGATCACATATTAACTCgttatttaaataataaataataataccaCAATTTACATGTCTTATCAAAAATTATAGAACTTGTTTTCGCTAAATTATTTAAAGCAATTTCTACAAATTACCAAGGAGTCAATATCTCACTTGGTTTTGGTAAGGAGATCCAACGGCCTTGATGAATCTGAAAATAATGCTACTGAATTGACATCGCTTAATTACTAATCTACCCCTAGACCAGCTTGCAGCCTTCCACTACCCCCGGCTTCTCTGTCTTTCATTCAATCTCTCGCAATCTCTCTGTCCCTCTTCGATTATATTCCTTTCTCTTTATAATCAAACACGTAAAACCCATTAGACCCAGAACTCAcgtatttcttttttcttattccagaaaaacattgattttcagcTAGAAGGAAGAAAGGAGAGTAATTTATTCGAGATCCTCCATGACCCAGAAATATAAAAGCTCAAAggtcttttgttgttgttgttgtcggttttttttttttttttttttgtcttttttcgtTTGTTAATTGTTCAATTTATCTGTCATGGGTATTCAGCTAGAAAGCTTAAATCGGCGGTGGTGATCGTGAATTCTCTTGTTTTGATGACATATATAATGTTCTTTCAACGTTGTTTCAGCTTGTCGTTTTTGGGTTTCTATCATTGATAGTGGTTTGGCGCTAGATTGATTGATATTATTGCAGAGGTACGGGGATTATCTCTGGGTttgattgtgtttttcttttttccttttctgagTATCTGTAATGGGTTTGATGTTTGAATATTGAAACTCTAGTTGAAAATAAGCTAATGTTGTTTTTGaagtttatttatttgaaaagaaaagagaaagaaaagatcTGCTTCGTTTGTTCATAGCATGAAACATTAGTTGTACAAGAAGTTAGAAACAGGTTAATAATGGtttcaagttttatttttattattgaaaaatAGAAGATATGAATTATGTTTGTTCATGTGATAGACCCAGGAGTGCACAAGAACTGAGATGTAATCGGGCTTGCTACAAAGATATATGACTTCACTGTTTATTGTCTTTTGAGATGTTCTCTGTTTCTACTTTTTAGTAACTTGCCAAGAATGTTAAAAACGTCAAGCTCTTTGTTTATAGCAAAGAAGAGTTCCAATAACCAGGATTTaagatttattttctatttccaTTTGTCTGAAATTTCTATTATTATTCCCCTGAAACCATGCTTGTGAGAGAAATTAAACTTGATTGAAGGAGGACTGGTTAGAAGTCTTTTGGTAGTAAATATAACTGTATATTAATTGTACATacacatgtatatgtatgtatgtaaataaataaaaactttgCTATTCTCACCTGATTGTTTTATGTGTGCAGATGGGAGGTGAGCAGAATGACAGTGTTTCTGATGTTCATGAGCCAATGAAGAATGAAGATGATAAGGGTGACTTGAACCAGGATGAATCGGCGATGATTCCATTGGTCTGGGATCCACTTGCAAATAGAAAAAACAATGAATGTAAAACAAATGATCTACACAATAGTCCAACAATTTATAGGCAAGATGTTGTGAGACATAAAAACACTGGTGTAATTGGGATTGTGAGTGAAGTTGCTGGTGAATCAGACTCTGATAGCAGTATCACAGATGACGAAGACGATGACGACGAAGATGAAGAAGGTGGTGCTGATGGCCTTAGCAACACTGATGGGGGTGGTGACAGGAATAGAGGTGGGGATAATGATGAGAATGATTCTCTTCGGGCTGATCATGTTCGAGTGATTTGGATGGGTGACACTGAGCCAATCCAAGATATTCATAATGTAACTCTCGTTGATAGGGCGTTCTTACATGGTGATTATGTTGCATCTGCCTTGGACCCTACTGGGCAAATTGGTGTTGTGGTGGATgtcaatatttttgttgatttgctAGCCTCAGATGGATCAATTATGAAAAATGTATCATCCAGAAACTTGAAGCGCGTGAGGGATTTCGCTGTTGGTGATCATGTGATCCTTGGCCCATGGCTGGGTAGAGTTGATGATGTCTTGGATAATGTGACTGTCTTATTTGATGATGGTTCTCGGTGCAAAGTGACAAAGGCAGAGCCTACGCGCCTCAAACCAGTTTCCAAGACTAACTTTGAAGATGATGGGCATTCTCCTTATTACCCTGGTCAGCGGGTACGGGGAAACTCTTCATCCGTTTTTAAGAATTCGAGGTGGCTATCTGGCTTGTGGAAAGCTAATCGGTTAGAAGGCACTGTTACTAAAGTTACAGCCGGATCAGTGTTCATTTACTGGATAGCATCTGCAGGGTATGGGCCTGATTCTACTACATCCCCAGCTGAAGAGCAGAGTCCAATGAATTTAAGATTGTTGTCTTGTTTAACACATGCAAATTGGCAAGTAGGTGATTGGTGCCTTCTTCCACAATCATCCTCCTCCACCATATACAATAATTTGTCAAAGTTAGGTATACAGGATTCAGTTACAAGTGAATTGGATTATACTCAA belongs to Tripterygium wilfordii isolate XIE 37 chromosome 2, ASM1340144v1, whole genome shotgun sequence and includes:
- the LOC120015239 gene encoding trafficking protein particle complex subunit 2-like protein encodes the protein MIVCVAVVGHQNNPLYIQSFTEADDALKLHHIVHCSLDVIDERVNNPRKSGPMLNETFLGLLYPTENYKVYGYLTNTKVKFILVTTDLDVRDADVRNFFRRFHAAYVDAVSNPFHVPGKKITSRTFAERVSNIVKSFGFSSG